A window from Melopsittacus undulatus isolate bMelUnd1 chromosome Z, bMelUnd1.mat.Z, whole genome shotgun sequence encodes these proteins:
- the LOC101869617 gene encoding fructose-1,6-bisphosphatase 1: MTDRSAFDTNVITMTRFVMEEGRRAKGTGEFTQLLNSLCTAIKAISTAVRKAGIANLYGIAGSTNVTGDQVKKLDILSNDLVINMLKSSFSTCVIVSEENKDAVIVETDKQGKYIVCIDPLDGSSNIDCLVSIGTIFAIYKKVSPEAPSGKDALQPGRNLVAAGYALYGSATMLVLATSAGGVNCFMLDPAIGEFILVDRDVKIKKKGNIYSLNEGYAKYFDPAVTEYLKKKKYPEDGSSPYGGRYVGSMVADVHRTLVYGGIFLYPANSKSPKGKLRLLYECNPMAFVIEKAGGIATTGHQAVLDIVPEDIHQRVPVVLGSPDDVKEYLEIVRKHSAK, from the exons ATGACGGACCGATCCGCCTTCGACACCAATGTCATCACCATGACCCGCTTCGTGatggaggaaggcaggagggcGAAAGGCACCGGGGAGTTCACGCAGCTCCTCAACTCCCTGTGCACGGCCATCAAAGCCATCTCGACCGCCGTCCGCAAAGCGGGCATCGCCAACCT CTATGGGATTGCTGGGTCTACCAATGTGACAGGAGATCAAGTGAAGAAGTTGGACATCCTTTCTAATGACCTGGTGATTAACATGCTCAAGTCATCCTTCAGTACATGCGTAATCgtgtcagaagaaaacaaggatGCTGTGATAGTGGAAACTGATAAACAG GGTAAATACATAGTCTGCATAGATCCTCTAGATGGCTCATCAAATATCGACTGTCTTGTTTCTATTGGGACCATCTTTGCCATCTATAAAAAG GTGTCCCCTGAAGCACCTTCTGGGAAAGATGCTTTACAACCTGGGCGTAATCTTGTGGCAGCTGGTTATGCTCTCTATGGGAGTGCCACAATGCTGGTACTGGCCACTTCAGCTGGAGGTGTAAACTGCTTCATGCTGGATCCG GCAATTGGAGAATTCATTTTGGTGGATAGGGATGTGAAAAtcaaaaagaagggaaatatcTACAGTCTCAATGAAGGCTATGCTAAATACTTTGATCCTGCAGTCACAGAATAtctcaaaaagaagaaatacccTGAG GATGGCAGTTCACCATATGGTGGGAGGTACGTAGGATCTATGGTGGCTGATGTGCATCGCACACTGGTGTATGGAGGAATCTTTCTGTATCCTGCTAACTCCAAAAGTCCCAAAGGAAAG ctGAGGCTGCTCTACGAATGCAATCCAATGGCTTTTGTTATTGAGAAGGCTGGAGGAATAGCGACAACTGGGCATCAAGCAGTACTAGATATAGTGCCTGAGGATATCCACCAAAGAGTGCCTGTTGTCTTGGGATCTCCTGATGATGTGAAGGAGTACCTTGAGATAGTCAGGAAGCATTCAGCTAAGTAG